CAGTAACCTGAGCTAATTATCCAGCATTGGGGGCATTGTGCATAGCATCCTCAAACTTCAATTGAGCCCTGTTAACAGCTCTAGCCAGCTGCAAAACGATGGGAACATCCAAATGATAAGTGAATTTCTAAATACAAAAAGGGGGAATTTTAAAATTCCATACCTGACCCATGAAATGATCTATCTCAGCGTACTCATCTCTGTTAGTCAGGTTGTTGATCGAGGGGAGGAAGCATCCAgttctcttcatatgcctcatcagcGTCGCTAAACCCCATGAGTCGTCCAAGATCGACCCAGGCTTTGAATGAGTGAAACTCCAGCCAACGGTACCTCCTCTGgaagacgaggaggaagacCTAGAAGGTCTGTCAACTTGATCGGTTCTggacctcttgttcctcggggGCTCAATCTCAGGAGGATCTTTGGCGAATTGGACCTCAGCTTCCTCCATCGGAGCATCAGAAAGAGGAGCAACATCTTGAACCTGTGGCTCGGTAGGAGTGACGTCCTTGACAGGGTTGGAAGTGCCCTCATCGAGAACTTCCTTCACGGAGCTAAGGAAAGATCCTCCCTGACTCTTGTCACTCCCACGAGAAGTATTGGTTGCTTTAGAAGGTCTACCTCTGGAACGGAACGACGGCTTAAGAGGCATTCTGCTTGGTTGAGTCTTTTCGGTTTCAGAGGTGCTAGCTTCCGTTGAAATCGATACCACCGAGTTACCTtcagaaactaaaaaaaaacaaaaatcctGTTAGGTCACACATATTGGGAACCTAACCTAAACTTGAAAGACAGGAAAATAATTACCTTCTAGATCCGCGACGGAAACGGGATCAAGAAAGGAAGCTTTGTATCGCTCtgggaacctagctgatcctATTTGAGAGGTAGTGAAAGCAGCCCAGGTACAAGGGAAAGAGCTCGGGTGCGTTTACCAGAGAGTTTACAAGGATCCGCAATATCTACAAGCAAAACCAAAGATTCATCAGATCACAGTAGGCAAGGATAAACAAACACTATCCTAAGAAAGTCCTAACCAGATGCATCAGTCCAAGAAACCCTGAGGGCACGACCCTCAGGAACCGTAAAGAATCAATCTTGACATAGAAATATttcttccgccagtcatcatcactcgCAGAAAACTTGAAAATACCCAGCTTGGGGCGACAAGGAAGGTAGTAGGTTCCGCTGCCACCATCTTTAGAAGAGCTCTCTTTGATCAAAAAGAGGCTCATCAGATCGGTAAGACCGACATCGACTCCCTCCTCCTTGGACCTAGTGATGAagccgtttatcactcggataaccgagggaCAAAGTTGAGAGAGAGCTAGTTGGTAATGATCAAGGAGATCTAGTATAAGGGTCGAGAGTGGGAATATGAGATGGCATTTAGAAATGTACTTCTCATGAATACAGAACCAGCCCTCCGGAGCAGTCTCGGGGGTTTCGTCGGGATTGCAAGCCTTGGCTAACTCCTTTCGGCCATGAGCTTGGACCATGAGGTTGACAACCTCTTGACTCTTCAGCAAAGAAGGTGGATGAAATCCTTGGGGAGCGATCTCACTGGAACCATCTGTCTTCTTCGCTCGTTTGGCAACTCTCGCGCCAATCGTCTCCTTagccttctttttcttctcatctttcttCATCTTTTCACCAACTTCTTGCTTGACTTTCATTAATCGAGCACCAGAAGTGGAGACTCCGGTTTCTCCAGAACCTTCTTTTGGATGACTCATAATAAGGAAAGGAAGGAAAAATCGAAGAGATAGGAAAAGGAAGAAGGGAAACTGAACTAGAAAATCGCTATCTCTCAAGAACGAAAGCTCTGAAAAAGTTGCAGAGAACTGGAGACGagcaaagataaaaaaaaatatgtaaacgcagtaaaataaaaaggagaGAGGGGAAGTTACCTTAGAAACTGAATCGAGGCGTGGAGAAGATGGGGAGAGTGGCAGTTAATGCtcgcagctttatatcccatcaaaTCTCGAAAATCGGAGATTACATTTCAAATTCCCTTTAATCTGAACCGTTGATCTCGTTAAATATAACTACAGCCGTCCGATTAGGCAAAGAATATCTACAATTGAGATAACTaataatcattatctcaacaagAAGATCTAGGCTGGACGGCTAGGTTTAGCTCCCGAGATAACAAATCGtctctcgaaagctgggggcaactgttgggcccaaatatggcccgccAGCTAAATACCAGAAGCTAATGATGGGCCGCAAAAGGCCCACCACGGATTGAATCTGCAACAAAGCCGGAGGCTGTTAGCTAAAAGGAATTACGAAGGAGGTCATGAAAAAGAGGCTGCTCACGATACCGACG
This genomic stretch from Raphanus sativus cultivar WK10039 unplaced genomic scaffold, ASM80110v3 Scaffold0486, whole genome shotgun sequence harbors:
- the LOC108833870 gene encoding uncharacterized protein LOC108833870; translation: MSHPKEGSGETGVSTSGARLMKVKQEVGEKMKKDEKKKKAKETIGARVAKRAKKTDGSSEIAPQGFHPPSLLKSQEVVNLMVQAHGRKELAKACNPDETPETAPEGWFCIHEKYISKCHLIFPLSTLILDLLDHYQLALSQLCPSVIRVINGFITRSKEEGVDVGLTDLMSLFLIKESSSKDGGSGTYYLPCRPKLDIADPCKLSGSARFPERYKASFLDPVSVADLEVSEGNSVVSISTEASTSETEKTQPSRMPLKPSFRSRGRPSKATNTSRGSDKSQGGSFLSSVKEVLDEGTSNPVKDVTPTEPQVQDVAPLSDAPMEEAEVQFAKDPPEIEPPRNKRSRTDQVDRPSRSSSSSSRGGTVGWSFTHSKPGSILDDSWGLATLMRHMKRTGCFLPSINNLTNRDEYAEIDHFMGQLARAVNRAQLKFEDAMHNAPNAG